A part of Lacinutrix sp. 5H-3-7-4 genomic DNA contains:
- a CDS encoding GEVED domain-containing protein, which produces MKNAKLLLILIIFSLSYIGYGQVSENFDGWTDNSYGGISTYSGPSGNWETNNSICAPNNARTGNAIRFNDNSGENEYLLYSGLDGNGKDNGIGDISFWYRHWSGNASNVQFQVQYSNDGTNWNNAGGIVSATSTTYNQFTTTVNITGDDYFIRVISIDDAERLMIDDFLITDYTVAPSDLVISGTEDHGSSCIGVAATTIQYTITNNDTSVALGVAVNSNNSEYVISGLSSTNIIPSGTATFNVTYTPTTVGPSTATITVSSSTTTNATIDLTGSGVSVPTINTQPNNQLVTEPETASFSVTATNANSYQWQVSTNGGSTFTNVTTGTGGNTANYTTENTISTMDNYQYQCVVTNSCGSITSGTAILDVLPISEVILNSNNPATAASTIVQAEDNHVIYQFDLAVTAATSNAELTSVDFTTSGSYAASNITNFKLWYDTTSTFNASTSIFLENLTTGLGTGTHTFSGLNQTINTGSTGYFFITTDIPCTATAGNTIQVDALTIANLTFISANKSGTAYSSELHTFISATPNNVTGHFLSDCENGNTTVNWTDPAGCSDNILIFATDTSFSTLTPTGNGSAYTANTIFGNGTAFDGGFCIYKGTGNTETITGLTNGTNYTYKIFTRNDLLWSTGVIIDCTPNITYCDAGPTSTTDSEIENVILVGENNSISNDTSGICTGATGGEVSDFTAMSADLAAGSSYSLSVEFGDCNDGSQYSGAGGVWIDWNNDGDFNDTNETIGTLDVAVNTGNIIETFSINVPSGQTIGNYRMRIVQEEGGDLNSISPCGTFSWGAVEDYTIEVISACIATHSITSIYPSSGPVNTNVTVNGSNFSNLTTATFNGLTATIVSQTSTTLVITIPPGATTGNLEIFDDLSCSTATPFNIIESSGNCNSATNLMITEVFDNNGGSLGYIEIYNGTNTTIDLTEYRISRYGDLTNTVPTYSYNFPTTGVGSSIASGDVLVGKISSDAGGAEDFNFGGNGFNDNDRLELIHIATSTVIDDFHDSIVQSVGYVYRRNVNISNPNPNYDSAEWTTATSGSTSDLGNFSTTSTGVTPSITSQPNVTSTCDNATFAITAAAGNSGTLTYQWLYNDGTTTSWFNVTDAAFSSGVVTGETTNTLSISGFDLTNYQFYCLVTEDGACAIASNAARSNPMSTTWNGTWSNGVPNIATQAIINADYDTATNGSFSACSLIINNSGSGFTVTISNNTYIEVENNVVNNGEIIVQHSGSFVQNNDLSTFTNTATGLSRVTKLSAFANDWLEYTYWSSPVVNETIGNALSPADPNRRFRFRAENFEDNYAETNNTNPVINMQDDEDDNGNDWVLVSGTDVMNPGTGYAATLSTTSYNPPMAGAPLRVAHTFSGEFNNGIIPVTIYKNDNIVNDKNWNLVGNPYASAISIPDFFAENVYSTTNTTGTIDGVIYYWSHQNPPLSTNNGNSQNNFSQSDYVMINEMGGTIAGDHNGDGTIDANDTPDEFIPSGQGFYITYNHDAPGTASSISSLDTGASIVENTIVFNNAMRVTGNNSLFYKNASQPIETNKLWLNLTTDTGVFSQLLVGYKQGATNGLDPASFDAIRNRSTGNQTFFYSIIENSNLNYAIQGKAPESLTIDEVIPLGIYTSITNSATFTISISHFEGDFLNNNTIYLKDNYEGVIHDLSASNYNFTTTNGEFRDRFEVVFNANSLAVEAFSTNETNLTIVELQDDNVQFSLSGNSNLKIEAVRIIDVLGRELYNFRGSENTEVYNLSKLSTSTYIAQITLSNGKIIAKKAIKK; this is translated from the coding sequence ATGAAAAACGCTAAACTACTCCTAATTTTAATTATTTTTTCACTTTCATATATTGGTTATGGACAGGTTTCTGAAAATTTTGATGGTTGGACCGATAATTCATATGGAGGCATCTCTACATATTCAGGTCCATCTGGAAATTGGGAAACTAATAATTCAATCTGTGCCCCTAATAATGCAAGAACAGGAAATGCAATACGTTTTAATGATAATAGTGGAGAAAATGAATATTTACTGTATAGTGGTTTAGATGGTAATGGAAAAGATAATGGTATTGGAGACATTTCTTTTTGGTACAGACATTGGAGTGGTAATGCTAGCAATGTTCAATTTCAAGTACAATACAGTAACGATGGTACAAATTGGAATAATGCTGGAGGAATAGTTTCTGCAACCTCAACAACATATAATCAATTTACAACTACGGTAAATATAACTGGTGACGATTATTTTATTAGAGTAATTTCTATTGATGATGCAGAAAGGTTAATGATAGATGATTTTTTAATTACAGATTATACCGTTGCACCATCAGATTTAGTAATTTCAGGAACTGAAGATCATGGTTCAAGCTGCATAGGTGTTGCGGCAACAACCATACAATACACAATAACCAATAATGATACTTCTGTAGCTTTAGGTGTAGCTGTTAACTCAAATAATTCAGAATATGTTATTAGTGGTTTATCTTCTACAAATATAATTCCCTCTGGTACTGCTACTTTTAATGTTACCTATACACCTACAACAGTTGGACCAAGTACAGCAACAATTACAGTAAGTAGTTCAACTACAACAAATGCTACTATAGATTTAACTGGATCTGGTGTTTCTGTTCCTACAATAAACACACAGCCAAATAATCAATTAGTTACAGAGCCCGAAACAGCTTCATTCTCTGTTACGGCTACTAATGCTAATTCATATCAATGGCAAGTTTCAACAAATGGTGGTTCTACTTTTACAAATGTAACTACTGGAACTGGTGGAAATACAGCTAATTACACGACAGAAAACACCATTTCAACAATGGATAATTACCAATACCAGTGTGTTGTTACTAATTCTTGTGGGTCTATTACTTCTGGTACTGCTATTTTAGATGTTTTGCCAATTTCAGAAGTTATTTTAAATTCAAATAATCCTGCTACGGCTGCAAGTACAATTGTACAAGCCGAAGACAATCATGTTATATATCAGTTTGATTTAGCTGTAACAGCTGCAACATCTAATGCAGAATTAACAAGTGTAGACTTTACAACCAGCGGAAGTTATGCTGCTTCAAATATTACTAATTTTAAATTATGGTACGATACTACAAGTACCTTTAATGCTTCGACATCAATATTTTTAGAAAATTTAACTACAGGATTAGGCACAGGAACCCATACCTTTTCTGGTCTAAACCAAACAATTAATACAGGATCTACTGGTTATTTTTTTATAACAACAGACATACCATGTACTGCGACTGCTGGAAATACAATTCAAGTAGATGCTTTAACAATAGCAAATCTTACATTTATTAGTGCAAATAAATCTGGAACCGCGTACAGTAGCGAACTACATACTTTTATAAGTGCAACACCAAACAATGTTACTGGCCATTTTTTAAGTGATTGTGAGAATGGAAACACAACAGTGAATTGGACAGATCCTGCAGGATGTAGTGATAATATATTAATATTTGCCACAGACACATCATTCTCTACACTTACACCAACTGGCAACGGAAGCGCATATACAGCAAATACTATTTTTGGCAATGGTACTGCGTTCGATGGTGGTTTTTGTATTTATAAAGGTACAGGGAATACAGAAACAATAACCGGTCTAACAAACGGTACTAATTATACTTATAAAATTTTTACTAGAAACGACTTATTGTGGAGTACAGGTGTGATTATAGATTGTACTCCCAACATTACCTATTGTGATGCTGGACCAACCTCTACTACAGATTCAGAAATTGAAAATGTTATTTTGGTTGGCGAAAATAATTCTATTTCAAATGACACCTCTGGAATATGTACTGGTGCTACTGGTGGAGAGGTTAGTGATTTTACAGCAATGAGTGCAGATTTAGCCGCAGGAAGTTCATATTCTCTTTCTGTAGAGTTTGGAGATTGTAATGATGGTAGTCAATATAGTGGTGCTGGAGGCGTTTGGATAGATTGGAATAATGATGGTGATTTTAATGATACAAACGAAACTATTGGTACTTTAGATGTCGCTGTTAATACTGGAAATATAATTGAAACTTTTTCTATTAATGTTCCAAGTGGTCAAACCATTGGAAATTACAGAATGCGTATTGTTCAAGAAGAAGGCGGAGATTTAAACTCAATTTCACCATGTGGTACATTTAGTTGGGGAGCTGTAGAAGATTACACTATCGAAGTTATTAGTGCATGTATTGCAACACATAGTATAACTAGTATTTATCCATCTTCTGGGCCTGTTAATACAAATGTAACTGTAAATGGTTCAAATTTTTCAAATTTAACTACCGCTACTTTTAATGGGCTAACTGCTACTATTGTTTCTCAAACATCTACAACATTAGTTATAACAATTCCTCCAGGAGCAACCACTGGAAATTTAGAAATTTTTGATGATCTTTCATGTTCTACTGCAACGCCATTTAATATTATTGAGAGTTCTGGAAATTGCAATAGTGCTACTAATTTAATGATTACAGAAGTATTTGATAATAATGGAGGTTCATTAGGTTATATTGAAATTTATAACGGTACAAATACGACTATTGACTTAACTGAATATAGAATCTCTAGATATGGAGATTTAACTAATACAGTACCTACTTACTCTTATAACTTTCCAACTACAGGAGTTGGAAGTAGTATTGCATCAGGTGATGTTTTAGTTGGTAAAATTAGTTCGGATGCTGGTGGAGCAGAAGATTTTAATTTTGGCGGCAATGGTTTTAATGATAATGATAGGTTAGAACTTATACATATTGCAACCTCAACGGTTATTGATGATTTTCATGATTCGATAGTTCAGTCTGTTGGGTATGTATATAGAAGAAATGTAAATATTTCTAATCCAAATCCAAATTATGACTCTGCTGAATGGACAACGGCTACCTCTGGTTCTACTTCAGATTTAGGAAACTTCTCAACAACATCTACAGGTGTAACACCATCAATTACATCGCAGCCAAATGTAACCTCTACGTGTGATAATGCAACCTTTGCCATTACTGCTGCTGCTGGAAACTCTGGAACATTAACTTACCAATGGCTGTATAATGATGGTACAACTACTTCATGGTTTAATGTTACTGATGCTGCATTTTCTTCGGGAGTTGTTACAGGAGAAACAACAAACACTTTATCAATTTCAGGTTTCGATTTAACTAACTATCAATTTTATTGTTTAGTTACAGAAGATGGTGCTTGTGCAATTGCCAGTAATGCTGCAAGGTCTAACCCTATGAGCACAACATGGAATGGAACCTGGAGTAATGGCGTACCAAATATAGCTACCCAAGCAATAATAAATGCCGATTATGACACTGCTACTAATGGTAGTTTTAGTGCCTGCTCATTAATTATAAATAATTCGGGATCTGGTTTTACTGTTACAATAAGTAATAATACATACATAGAAGTAGAAAACAATGTTGTTAATAATGGTGAAATTATAGTACAACATAGTGGTTCTTTTGTACAAAACAATGATCTTTCTACCTTTACAAATACAGCTACAGGATTATCTAGAGTAACAAAATTAAGCGCATTTGCTAACGATTGGTTAGAGTATACATATTGGAGTTCTCCTGTTGTTAATGAAACTATAGGTAATGCATTATCACCTGCAGATCCAAACCGTAGATTTAGATTTAGAGCAGAAAACTTTGAAGATAATTACGCCGAAACGAACAATACAAATCCTGTAATAAATATGCAGGATGACGAAGATGACAACGGTAACGATTGGGTATTGGTTTCTGGAACAGATGTTATGAACCCAGGAACTGGTTACGCAGCAACATTATCTACTACATCTTATAATCCTCCAATGGCTGGAGCTCCTTTAAGGGTTGCACACACCTTTAGTGGTGAATTTAATAATGGAATTATTCCTGTTACTATATATAAAAATGACAATATAGTAAATGACAAAAACTGGAACTTAGTAGGTAATCCTTATGCAAGTGCTATTTCAATTCCAGACTTTTTTGCTGAAAACGTATATAGCACAACCAATACTACTGGAACTATTGATGGCGTTATTTATTATTGGTCACACCAAAACCCACCTTTAAGCACAAACAACGGTAACTCTCAAAATAATTTTAGCCAGTCTGATTATGTTATGATAAATGAAATGGGTGGCACTATTGCAGGAGATCATAATGGTGATGGTACTATTGATGCTAATGACACTCCAGATGAGTTTATACCGTCTGGGCAAGGTTTTTATATTACTTATAACCATGATGCTCCTGGAACAGCTTCAAGTATTAGCTCTCTAGACACTGGTGCTAGCATAGTTGAAAATACCATAGTTTTTAATAACGCTATGCGAGTAACTGGTAATAATAGTTTATTTTACAAAAACGCTAGTCAACCTATTGAAACTAATAAATTATGGCTTAATTTAACTACAGATACTGGTGTATTTAGCCAATTATTAGTTGGTTATAAACAAGGCGCAACAAATGGTTTAGATCCTGCTAGTTTTGATGCCATAAGAAATAGATCTACAGGAAACCAAACCTTCTTTTATTCAATTATAGAAAACAGTAACCTTAATTATGCCATACAAGGTAAAGCGCCAGAGAGTTTAACTATAGATGAAGTTATCCCACTAGGTATTTATACATCTATTACTAATTCTGCAACCTTTACTATTTCTATATCTCATTTTGAAGGTGATTTTTTAAATAATAATACTATTTATTTGAAAGATAATTATGAAGGCGTAATTCATGATTTAAGTGCTTCAAATTATAATTTTACCACAACAAATGGTGAATTTAGAGATCGTTTTGAAGTTGTATTTAATGCAAATAGTCTTGCTGTTGAAGCGTTCTCTACTAACGAAACTAATTTAACTATTGTAGAATTACAAGATGATAACGTTCAATTCTCTTTAAGCGGAAATAGTAATTTAAAAATAGAAGCGGTTAGAATTATTGATGTTTTAGGTCGCGAGCTTTATAATTTCCGCGGAAGCGAAAACACAGAGGTTTACAATTTATCTAAACTAAGTACCAGTACTTATATTGCCCAAATAACACTTTCTAATGGAAAGATAATTGCTAAAAAAGCAATTAAAAAATAA
- a CDS encoding TonB-dependent siderophore receptor has translation MTFSTKYKKPILYIIFSFCLVLSLQAQEILIANKKTQEPIVGAAIYNQDQSRSVITKFNGKANLDIFNPDDILFFKHIAFDVLSVEKSRIKGDVIYLEPLTQGLEEIVISASKFKQDKRDVPNKIVNFNAKSIAFTNPQTSADLLEKTGQVFIQKSQLGGGSPIIRGFSTNRLLITVDGVRMNNAIFRGGNLQNVISIDPFTIQNTEVSLGAGSVIYGSDAIGGVMSFYTQKPQLSYTDSTYYKTTATLRYATANQEKTAHLGVNYGFKKWAFITNASFSDFNDLKMGSHGPNDYLRPEFVVTTNNQDQIVSNSEPKLQKNSGYNQINVMQKVRYEPKDNLSFNLGLFYTSTSNTPRYDRLIRYRGEELRSAEWYYGPQRWFMSNLNITKLSSSSNLYDKIQATVAYQNFQESRIDRDYQSVFKSIKEEAVNAVSFNLDLEKTLNPKTKISYGLEYIYNKVNSKAKEENIETTETSNIVTRYPDNATWQSLAAYLSLKYKPNSKFVFQSGLRFNKVLSKANFEANNVYLNLPFDEAKNNSEALTGTAGMSWIPNKTLQWKLNFSTAFRAPNIDDIGKVFDSEPGSVVVPNNNLKPEYAYGGELGLLLNFDDVLILDMATYYTYLDNALVRRDGDLNGETEIVYNGELSNVQSIQNASKSYIYGFEIGAKLNVSKNLALSSQYNVVGGTDETDEVEYPVRHVAPNFGNTRLTWTKNKFKADASVNYNGELSYYDLAPSEVSKDYIYALDNNGNPYSPSWYTLNLTAQYELNSFANLTIGLENITDQRYKTYSSGIAAPGRNLITSIKFVL, from the coding sequence ATGACGTTTTCAACTAAATACAAAAAACCAATACTCTACATTATATTCTCATTTTGTTTAGTACTAAGCCTACAGGCTCAAGAAATATTAATTGCTAATAAAAAAACGCAAGAACCAATAGTTGGTGCAGCTATATACAATCAAGACCAATCTCGAAGTGTTATAACAAAATTTAATGGTAAAGCTAATCTGGACATTTTTAATCCAGACGATATTTTGTTTTTTAAACATATTGCTTTCGATGTTTTATCAGTAGAAAAAAGCAGAATTAAAGGAGATGTAATCTATCTTGAACCACTAACGCAAGGTTTAGAAGAAATAGTTATCTCTGCTTCAAAATTTAAACAAGATAAAAGAGATGTTCCAAATAAGATTGTAAATTTTAATGCAAAATCTATTGCATTCACAAACCCACAAACCAGTGCAGATTTATTAGAAAAAACAGGCCAAGTATTTATACAAAAAAGCCAGTTAGGTGGCGGTAGCCCAATTATTAGAGGTTTCTCAACAAATAGATTATTAATTACAGTAGATGGTGTTAGAATGAACAATGCCATATTTAGAGGCGGAAACCTTCAAAATGTAATTTCTATAGACCCATTTACAATACAAAACACAGAAGTATCTTTAGGTGCAGGCTCTGTAATATATGGTAGCGATGCCATAGGTGGCGTTATGAGTTTTTATACACAAAAGCCACAACTATCATATACAGATTCTACTTACTATAAAACTACTGCAACATTACGTTATGCAACAGCTAATCAAGAAAAAACAGCTCATTTAGGTGTAAATTATGGCTTTAAAAAATGGGCATTTATAACTAATGCTAGCTTTTCAGATTTTAATGATTTAAAAATGGGAAGTCATGGACCAAACGATTATTTAAGGCCAGAGTTTGTTGTTACTACAAATAATCAAGATCAAATAGTAAGTAACAGCGAACCAAAGCTGCAAAAAAACTCAGGTTACAATCAAATAAATGTAATGCAAAAAGTGCGTTACGAACCAAAAGATAATTTGAGTTTTAACTTAGGTTTATTTTATACATCTACATCAAACACTCCTAGATACGATAGGTTAATTAGATACAGAGGAGAAGAGTTAAGATCTGCCGAATGGTATTATGGACCACAACGCTGGTTTATGAGTAATTTAAACATTACTAAACTAAGTAGTAGTTCTAATTTGTACGATAAAATACAAGCTACAGTTGCGTATCAAAATTTTCAGGAAAGTCGTATTGATAGAGATTACCAAAGTGTTTTTAAAAGTATAAAAGAAGAAGCAGTAAATGCAGTTTCTTTTAATTTAGATTTAGAAAAAACCTTGAACCCTAAAACAAAAATATCTTACGGCTTAGAATATATTTATAATAAAGTAAACTCTAAGGCAAAAGAAGAAAATATAGAAACAACCGAAACATCAAATATTGTAACCAGATATCCAGATAATGCAACTTGGCAATCTTTAGCAGCATATTTAAGCTTAAAATATAAGCCAAACTCAAAATTTGTATTTCAAAGTGGATTACGTTTTAATAAAGTACTATCTAAAGCAAATTTCGAGGCTAATAACGTTTATTTAAATTTACCTTTTGACGAAGCAAAAAACAACTCTGAAGCCTTAACAGGAACAGCAGGAATGAGTTGGATTCCAAATAAAACATTACAATGGAAATTAAATTTTTCAACTGCTTTTAGAGCTCCAAATATAGATGATATTGGTAAAGTATTTGACTCAGAACCAGGATCTGTAGTGGTGCCTAATAATAATTTAAAACCAGAATATGCTTATGGTGGTGAATTAGGATTGTTACTAAATTTTGATGATGTCTTAATATTGGATATGGCAACATATTACACTTATTTAGATAATGCCTTAGTACGAAGAGATGGCGATTTAAATGGTGAAACAGAAATTGTTTATAATGGCGAATTAAGTAATGTACAATCCATACAAAACGCATCAAAATCTTATATCTACGGTTTTGAAATTGGCGCAAAACTAAACGTTTCTAAAAACTTAGCACTAAGCTCTCAATACAATGTAGTTGGCGGAACAGACGAAACAGATGAAGTAGAATACCCAGTAAGACACGTTGCTCCAAACTTTGGAAACACACGATTAACCTGGACAAAAAATAAGTTTAAAGCAGATGCTTCTGTAAACTATAATGGAGAATTATCGTACTACGATTTAGCGCCATCTGAGGTTAGTAAAGACTATATTTATGCTTTAGACAATAACGGAAACCCTTATTCACCATCTTGGTACACACTAAATTTAACTGCTCAATACGAATTAAATAGTTTTGCAAATCTAACTATTGGATTAGAAAATATAACAGACCAACGCTACAAAACATATTCATCTGGTATTGCAGCGCCAGGCAGAAATTTAATCACATCAATTAAATTTGTACTATAA
- the recO gene encoding DNA repair protein RecO encodes MIATTNAIVLSKLKYKDNDLIVKCYTQEFGIVSYLLRGVLKSKKKGSKVAYYQLLTQLHLVTDYKQARGLQYVKEVKINHLYSNLHTNILKSAIVLFLAEVLSTTLQEEEQNATLYNYLETTLQWLDTNDRYSNFHLLFLLNLTKHLGFYPDITDINLPYFNLQAGEFQDMSSSKYCISGENLTLLKTLLGTTFDALEEVKMNSKQRQSFLAIILLYFELHLGSFKKPKSLQVFNDVFN; translated from the coding sequence ATGATTGCGACTACAAATGCTATTGTACTTTCTAAATTAAAATACAAAGACAATGACCTTATTGTAAAATGCTACACGCAAGAATTTGGTATTGTTAGCTATTTATTACGTGGTGTTTTAAAATCTAAAAAAAAAGGATCTAAAGTTGCTTACTATCAATTGTTAACACAATTACATCTTGTAACAGATTATAAGCAGGCAAGAGGCTTGCAGTATGTAAAAGAAGTTAAAATAAATCACCTTTACTCCAATTTACACACCAATATATTAAAAAGCGCTATTGTTTTATTTTTAGCCGAAGTGTTAAGTACTACTTTACAAGAGGAAGAACAAAATGCTACATTATATAATTATTTAGAAACCACCTTGCAATGGTTAGATACTAATGATCGTTATTCAAACTTTCATTTATTGTTTCTATTAAACCTAACAAAACACTTAGGGTTTTACCCAGATATTACAGATATAAACTTGCCATATTTTAATCTTCAGGCAGGAGAATTTCAAGATATGAGTAGTAGTAAATATTGTATTTCGGGCGAAAATTTAACACTCTTAAAAACACTTTTGGGCACAACATTTGATGCGTTAGAAGAAGTCAAAATGAATTCAAAACAAAGACAATCGTTTTTAGCCATTATTTTGTTGTATTTTGAACTACATTTGGGCAGCTTTAAAAAACCAAAATCACTACAAGTTTTTAATGACGTTTTCAACTAA